The Vicinamibacterales bacterium genome window below encodes:
- a CDS encoding nucleotidyl transferase AbiEii/AbiGii toxin family protein — protein sequence MDAFLTQPIERQRVIYEEAGRRLGLSAGSVEKDLWVCWTLRTLFRLPSSGPHLTFKGGTSLSKGWKLIERFSEDIDIVIDREFLGFGGALAPEGASSNKQRGKRLEALMLASQHHIRQVLGPALEQEIRHLQPSTDRWKLEPDADDPDAQTLLFQYPPAIGAAAYVR from the coding sequence ATGGATGCTTTCCTCACGCAGCCTATCGAACGCCAGCGCGTCATCTACGAAGAGGCGGGCCGACGACTCGGGCTCAGCGCCGGCAGCGTGGAGAAGGACCTCTGGGTGTGCTGGACACTCCGCACCCTGTTCCGCCTGCCCTCGTCTGGGCCGCACCTGACATTCAAAGGCGGTACGTCACTCTCCAAGGGCTGGAAGCTGATCGAGCGCTTCTCCGAGGACATCGACATCGTCATCGACCGCGAGTTCCTGGGATTCGGCGGCGCTCTCGCTCCTGAGGGCGCTTCCAGCAACAAGCAGCGCGGAAAGCGGCTCGAAGCCCTGATGCTCGCGTCGCAGCACCACATCCGTCAGGTACTCGGCCCGGCGCTTGAACAGGAGATCCGGCACCTGCAGCCCTCGACCGACCGATGGAAGCTGGAACCCGACGCCGACGATCCTGACGCCCAGACGCTGCTGTTCCAGTACCCGCCAGCCATCGGAGCTGCGGCGTACGTCCG